From Prosthecobacter vanneervenii, the proteins below share one genomic window:
- a CDS encoding exo-alpha-sialidase produces MKHLLTLCLFLPLTCTAEVWPLDAVDNTLLLHGEARPAPGAAAQSLVLDGGSVLELKNSSALACGSSFTASVWFNPYLLQGGQQMVIGKNRYSLRERQWGITIEPDGRLRAHLQQKGRWSEITCAQPLQAGHWHLATLVVTADQAILYLNALPAGEVKLMQPIPTTAAPVTLGGIYDEAKPRQQFIGALDDARIEPRALSAAEIATAYHPVDATHEVAKFFTADFPLWDSTQKLPAAAELPLVQGTEFHVIKKKAPDVDGCRWTLGVGLAWHKGRLYASYGFNKGEENTPTEEAHVRVSSDAGRTWGPSVVMDAGEGSLGVSHGVFLSHKDRLWAFMGAFYDRFQRTHTRAYTLNETTGAWESHGVVIDAGFWPMQEPQKMADGNWIMAGARVSKGYDLSGDPPAVAISHGDDFTHWDLVVIPVVPGLGSVWGESTVIVDGRRIINISRYGRRAQALVAASEDYGRTWKPSAPSNLPMATSKPYAGTLSTGQRYLVCTTTADTGGRRSPLTIAVSRPGQNVFSKVFLIRPSVFEGTPGVSDPKADFSYPYAVEHDGRLYIGYTHKSHAANELAVVPVAALAQTASAKTTATTAPEALWVGETDLSKNENIPFLPAEHRVIDECTAGEFQFTLGADIVFHEGEFITQWANSRVEENDEFSIARARRSHDAITWSEREVIAPGFEGPGFHSHGVFHSHEGALWSFNAQIRQQPQLGGFFSGLCTDAFLWKTDTKTWEPHTTTGLEGFWPLCKPVRLGNGKWIMAGARNGDKTVLAAVAICDGEDITRWRVSTLPHPASLEPGQIWGETTVSVEGSRVLAIVRNGKKGGTGFWCSISTDHGETWPVLRESNLPHGGGRPMLGRLADGRHFLVSNVRSRNTLVLAFTRPGTFQFDRMYRLIDRPSPPVRIPAKAKRSQWAYPSAVEHAGRLYIVYSITKEATGLTVVDLNKAVKP; encoded by the coding sequence ATGAAACACCTCCTCACTCTCTGCCTTTTCCTGCCCCTGACCTGCACGGCGGAGGTCTGGCCGCTGGATGCCGTGGACAACACACTCCTGCTGCACGGAGAGGCCAGGCCCGCACCCGGCGCGGCAGCCCAGAGCCTTGTGCTCGATGGCGGCTCCGTGCTTGAATTGAAAAACAGCAGCGCCCTGGCCTGCGGCTCCAGCTTCACCGCCTCGGTGTGGTTCAACCCCTACCTGCTGCAAGGTGGGCAGCAGATGGTCATCGGCAAAAACCGCTACTCCCTCCGCGAGCGCCAGTGGGGCATCACCATCGAGCCAGATGGAAGGCTGCGCGCGCACCTGCAGCAGAAAGGCCGCTGGAGCGAGATCACCTGCGCACAGCCGTTGCAGGCGGGCCACTGGCATCTTGCCACGCTGGTGGTCACTGCCGATCAGGCCATCCTGTATCTCAACGCCCTGCCCGCCGGAGAAGTGAAGCTCATGCAGCCGATCCCCACCACCGCCGCGCCAGTGACGCTCGGTGGCATTTACGATGAGGCCAAACCCCGCCAGCAGTTCATCGGCGCTTTAGATGATGCCCGCATCGAGCCGCGCGCGCTGTCAGCAGCTGAGATTGCCACTGCCTATCATCCGGTGGATGCCACTCATGAAGTTGCCAAGTTCTTCACCGCAGACTTTCCCCTGTGGGACAGCACGCAGAAGCTTCCGGCTGCCGCCGAACTGCCCCTGGTACAGGGCACGGAGTTTCACGTCATCAAAAAGAAAGCACCAGATGTGGACGGCTGCCGCTGGACGCTCGGCGTCGGTCTGGCCTGGCACAAAGGCAGGCTGTATGCCTCTTACGGCTTCAACAAAGGCGAAGAAAATACCCCCACCGAGGAGGCGCACGTGCGTGTGAGCAGCGACGCCGGCCGCACCTGGGGCCCCTCGGTGGTGATGGACGCCGGAGAGGGCAGCCTGGGCGTGAGCCACGGTGTGTTCCTCTCTCACAAAGACAGGCTGTGGGCCTTCATGGGCGCGTTTTATGATCGCTTTCAGCGCACGCACACACGAGCCTACACGCTGAATGAAACCACCGGCGCGTGGGAATCGCATGGCGTCGTGATCGATGCCGGATTCTGGCCCATGCAGGAACCGCAGAAAATGGCGGACGGAAACTGGATCATGGCAGGCGCGCGAGTCTCCAAAGGCTACGACCTCAGCGGCGACCCGCCTGCCGTGGCCATCAGCCATGGAGATGACTTCACGCACTGGGACCTCGTGGTCATCCCCGTGGTGCCCGGTCTTGGCAGTGTCTGGGGCGAAAGCACGGTAATCGTGGACGGCAGGCGCATCATCAACATCTCCCGCTATGGCAGGAGGGCGCAGGCGCTCGTGGCCGCCAGCGAGGACTACGGACGCACCTGGAAGCCCTCCGCCCCGTCCAATCTGCCCATGGCCACCAGCAAACCCTATGCAGGCACGCTTAGCACCGGCCAGCGCTACCTCGTGTGCACCACCACCGCAGACACCGGAGGCCGCCGCTCTCCGCTGACCATCGCCGTCAGCAGACCGGGGCAGAATGTCTTCAGCAAAGTCTTCCTCATCCGCCCCTCCGTTTTTGAGGGCACCCCGGGCGTTTCAGATCCCAAAGCCGACTTCAGCTATCCCTATGCCGTCGAGCACGATGGCCGCCTCTACATCGGCTACACGCATAAAAGCCATGCGGCCAATGAGCTGGCGGTCGTGCCTGTGGCCGCACTCGCTCAAACCGCTTCTGCCAAAACCACTGCCACCACCGCCCCCGAAGCGCTGTGGGTGGGTGAAACAGATCTCTCCAAAAACGAAAACATCCCCTTTCTCCCGGCAGAACATCGCGTCATCGATGAATGCACCGCTGGCGAGTTTCAGTTCACGCTCGGCGCAGACATCGTGTTTCATGAGGGAGAGTTCATCACGCAGTGGGCCAACAGCCGCGTGGAGGAGAATGATGAGTTCAGCATTGCACGCGCCCGTCGCTCGCACGATGCCATCACCTGGAGCGAACGAGAAGTCATCGCGCCGGGCTTTGAAGGCCCCGGCTTTCACTCACACGGAGTGTTTCATTCACACGAGGGAGCACTGTGGAGCTTCAATGCCCAGATCCGCCAGCAGCCGCAGCTCGGCGGCTTTTTCTCCGGCCTGTGCACCGATGCCTTCCTCTGGAAGACGGACACAAAAACATGGGAGCCGCACACCACCACAGGCCTGGAGGGCTTCTGGCCCCTGTGCAAACCTGTGCGCCTTGGCAATGGCAAATGGATCATGGCTGGAGCGCGCAACGGAGACAAAACCGTGCTCGCCGCCGTGGCCATCTGCGACGGTGAGGACATCACTCGCTGGCGTGTCAGCACCCTACCACATCCTGCCAGTTTGGAGCCCGGCCAGATCTGGGGAGAGACCACTGTCAGCGTAGAGGGCTCGCGTGTGCTTGCCATCGTCCGTAATGGCAAAAAAGGCGGCACAGGATTCTGGTGCTCCATCAGCACCGACCACGGCGAAACCTGGCCCGTGCTGCGCGAGAGCAACCTCCCCCACGGCGGCGGCCGCCCCATGCTGGGCCGTCTCGCGGACGGGCGTCACTTTCTGGTAAGCAATGTCCGCTCCCGCAACACGCTGGTGCTTGCATTTACCAGGCCCGGCACCTTCCAGTTTGACCGAATGTACCGCCTCATCGACCGCCCCTCGCCGCCGGTCCGCATACCCGCCAAGGCCAAGCGTTCCCAGTGGGCCTACCCCAGCGCCGTTGAGCACGCAGGCAGGCTCTACATCGTCTATTCCATCACCAAAGAGGCCACGGGATTAACCGTCGTGGATTTAAACAAGGCGGTGAAGCCGTAG
- a CDS encoding FCD domain-containing protein produces MNIADVRKLSELRSVLDGFAARHAAMNAAAAPASLKQLRVLLCRVTQALRQRDYAAFRRADRELHECIIELSGVPLLHETWRRIWDSMLAFHRQGFDDYFPDARVLADEHEHLVETIALGDPAAAEDAARSHVEAVWFRISESVPHAPEPTGDPLQRAAAHLAFRLHCPLKLTEVAREIAFTSPGNLSRLFRRRHGLSFQAYLQKLRMEKAAELLSHTRLPVSRIARRVGYRDVSRFGQHFKRAFDATPVEHRTARRG; encoded by the coding sequence ATGAACATCGCCGATGTACGCAAGCTCTCCGAACTGCGCTCCGTGCTCGACGGCTTTGCCGCGCGCCACGCGGCCATGAACGCAGCCGCCGCCCCTGCGTCGCTGAAGCAGCTGCGCGTCCTGCTCTGCCGCGTGACACAGGCGCTGCGGCAGCGGGACTATGCAGCTTTTCGCCGTGCGGACCGCGAGCTGCACGAATGCATCATCGAACTCTCCGGCGTGCCTCTGCTGCACGAGACCTGGCGGCGTATCTGGGACAGCATGCTGGCTTTCCACCGGCAGGGATTTGACGACTACTTCCCGGATGCCCGTGTGCTGGCGGATGAGCACGAGCATCTGGTGGAAACCATCGCGCTGGGAGATCCCGCTGCGGCCGAGGACGCCGCGCGCAGTCATGTGGAGGCTGTGTGGTTCCGCATCTCGGAGTCTGTGCCCCATGCGCCCGAGCCCACAGGCGATCCGCTGCAGCGCGCCGCGGCGCATCTGGCCTTTCGTCTGCACTGCCCGCTGAAGCTCACGGAGGTGGCCCGCGAGATCGCCTTCACCAGCCCGGGAAATTTGAGCCGTCTTTTTCGACGACGCCATGGCCTCAGCTTTCAGGCCTACCTGCAAAAGCTGCGCATGGAAAAAGCTGCGGAGCTCCTGAGCCACACCCGCCTGCCCGTCTCACGAATCGCCCGCCGTGTGGGCTATCGTGATGTGTCGAGATTTGGCCAGCACTTTAAACGTGCCTTTGATGCGACTCCGGTGGAGCATCGCACTGCACGGAGGGGCTGA